Within the Opitutales bacterium genome, the region ACGCGCTTACGCTCTCGGTTTGTCCGAATTCACTATTTCGCATACGTGCCAAAGAAAACCTATACCCCCGCTTTGTTCAATATACTTCGCAAAAAGACGCGCTGGATTCAAAAAATAACCGATTCCTCACCTTGACAGTGAACAAAAGAGCATGTAACCAAACGTTCATGCTCCAGTTTCCCGCCGATATGAACCTCACCGAGCGCCAGAAAGAAATCCTGTACTTTCTGGATTCACACCTCTCGACCAAAAATTACTGGCCCAGCATCCGCGAGATCCAGGACCAGTTTAATTTTAACAGCACCAACGCCGTCTTCGGTCACCTCAAAGCACTGGAGCGCAAAGGAGCTCTGTCTCGGATTCCTGGCCAAGCTCGAACTTTTCAAATAAATCTACCGAGTGTCGGGCGCTCCCAACCCAAGCCCACGCAGATCGAAGACATCGTTGAAATCGACATCGAGCTTCAAGGTGCCATTGCCGCCGGCTTCCCAGATGGAATCGAACCGGCAACGGAAATCACTCGCCTGAAAATCGATCGCAATACCGCTGACACCTTGCGAAATCGCCGCTCATTCGCGTTGCGCGTCCGAGGAGAAAGTATGATCAACGCCGGTATTTTTGAGGGTGATATTGTAGTCATCGAGTCCAAACAACCACGCGACGGAGACATCGTAGCTGCTCTCATCGACGGCGAAACGACCCTCAAGCGCTTCATTCAGCGTGAATCTAGCACCCCTTTTCTCAAAGCTGAAAACCCAAGCTATCCAGATCTCTTCCCGGCCGCCGAAATGATTATTCAAGGTGTGGCCAAAGCCGTGGTACGAAATCTTTGACAAGCCGATCACTTTCATAGAGCGCGACCATATTTCCTAAACCTAGTTGTGGGATGGCGAGATCCATTGCTTAGCCCAAACTTTGATCCGCACCAAGGCAATCGCTCTCGCGATCACTCCACGCAACATCGGCAGACCGGTGTTTCAAATGTTCGGATTAGCCATGAATCGCGATTTTACTCTGGCAGTCTTAAACCTTGCTGCCGACAGTCGGGATGTGGCTCAGGAACTCCAAAGCTCGAAAATCATCGCGCTCAATGCGG harbors:
- the lexA gene encoding repressor LexA, which encodes MLQFPADMNLTERQKEILYFLDSHLSTKNYWPSIREIQDQFNFNSTNAVFGHLKALERKGALSRIPGQARTFQINLPSVGRSQPKPTQIEDIVEIDIELQGAIAAGFPDGIEPATEITRLKIDRNTADTLRNRRSFALRVRGESMINAGIFEGDIVVIESKQPRDGDIVAALIDGETTLKRFIQRESSTPFLKAENPSYPDLFPAAEMIIQGVAKAVVRNL